Part of the Puniceicoccaceae bacterium genome is shown below.
AGATGATACCCGCATTCAGGCGGCAATCCCCACGATCCAGCATCTCGTGAAGTCGGGTGCCAAGGTGGTGCTTGCGAGCCACCTCGGACGTCCCAAGGGCAAGAAGAACCCTGAGTTCAGCCTGGCACCGGTTGCCAAGGCACTCTCGGCGGCGCTTGATATTCCGGTTCAGTTCCTCTCCGACTGTGTAGGTCCTGAGGTGGAGGCAGCCAAGGCCGGCTTGAGTGAAGGAGCAGTGCTGCTGCTTGAGAACGTGCGTTTCTACGAGGGCGAAGAAAAGAACGATCCGGATTTGGCAAAACAGTTTGCCAAGGGCATAGATTTGTTTGTGAACGATGCCTTTGGAACGGCTCATCGCGCACATGCTTCAACTGCTGGTATTGCGGACTTTGTTTCCGAAAAGGTCGCGGGTTTTCTCATTGAAAAGGAGCTGGAATATCTTGGTGACAAAACGGCCAACCCCGAAAAACCGTTCACTGTCATTCTGGGCGGTGCAAAGGTATCGGACAAGATCACGGTGATCGATGCACTTCTGGAAAAGTGTGACACCATGATCATTGGTGGTGCGATGGCCTACACCTTTGCGAGAGCCAAGGGTATCGCTACCGGAAGCAGTCTCTGCGAGACTGATAAGGTGGATACTGCCAGGCAGGCATTGGAAAAGGCGGAAAAGCTGGGTGTGAAGCTGTTATTGCCTATCGATGATCTTTGTGCAGACCGCATTGATTTTGCTGCTAAAACATTGGGTGCAACCCAGGTGTTCGAAGGTGGAATCGCTGACGGTTGGTCCGGAGTTGACATTGGACCGAAGACGACTGCGCTGTTCAAGGATGTCGTCGCAAAGTCGAAAACCGTGCTGTGGAATGGTCCAATGGGAATCTTTGAAATCAAGGACTCCTCCAAGGGTACGTTTGCTGTGGCACAGGCAGTTGCTGAGTCGGATGCCATTTCAATCATAGGTGGAGGAGACTCGGTAAAGGCTGTCAAAAAGAGTGGCTACTCGGATCGTGTGACTTTCATGAGCACGGGTGGAGGCGCAAGCCTTGAATTCCTTGAAGGCAAGACTTTGCCTGGAGTTGCCGTTCTGGATCGTGCCTGATGCCGAATCATTGAATTCAAAATTCTATACACCATGAGAAAATATCTGATCGCAGGAAACTGGAAGATGAACAAGAACGCTGCCGAATCGGTTGCGTTGATTGAGGAGATTGTGCAGGCAGTCGGAACTGAAACGTCGGTTTCTGTTGTCGTTTGCCCACCGTTTACCTCGCTGGATTGCGCTTCCAAGGCGGTTTCCAACGCCAATGTGGGTGTCGGCGCCCAAAACATGTATTTTGAAAGTTCAGGTGCCTATACGGGTGAAATCTCTGCTGAAATGTTGCGCCATCTTCGCGTGGACTGGGTGATCCTTGGACACAGCGAACGTCGTGCGATTTTTGGAGAAGACGATGCCCTGATCAACCGCAAGGTAAAGGCAGCCCTGGCCAACAGTCTCAAGCCCATCCTCTGTGTGGGTGAAACCATTGAGGAACGGGAAGCAGGAAACACGCTGAAAGTTGTGGAAACCCAGTTGACCGAAGGCTTGAAGGACATTGATGAAGCAAAAGCGGAAGAGGTGGTCATTGCCTACGAACCCGTTTGGGCCATCGGAACTGGCAAAACGGCAACTCCTGAAATGGCTCAGGAAGTTCACGCCTACATCCGCAAGCTGCTCAATGCTCTCTTTGGAGAGGTAAAGGGCGAGAAGATTCGAATCCTTTATGGGGGTTCGATGAAGCCGGACAATGCCGACGATTTGCTCGTGCAAAAGGATATTGACGGTGGTTTGATTGGTGGAGCGGCCCTTCAGGCAAACTCATTCCTTTCATTGATCGAATCTGCAAAGAAGCTCTCATAACTAGCTTGACAGGAACAGTTTGAAGAAAGGCAGGCGGCGAGTCCGACCTGCCTTTCTCATTGCAATTTTCGGGCACTGTCGTAGGGTAGTGGCATGTTCCCCGTAGGACTGATTCAGGATGTGCGTTTCCTTCACCATGATACGGGTCCGGCACATCCCGAAAACCGTGGGCGCTTGGAGCACCTTCGTTCGTTTTTGGCGAACAAATCGTTAAGTGATTCACTGCTCTCATTAAGCTGCGAAGCCGCCGACCCGAAGGTGCTGAGTCTGGTGCATGATTCGGCTTACATCGAATACATACAGAAGACCAGTGCGAGTGGACCAGCACTGCTCGATGATGGGGATACCCGGGTGAGTTCGGCCTCCTGGGAAGTTGCGCTGCTTGCCGTGGGAGCGTCTATTGAAGCGATAAAACAGGTCCATTCGGGAAGAATTCAACGGGCCTTTGTGGCTTGTCGACCTCCGGGGCATCATGCAATGCGCAATCATGCGATGGGGTTTTGTCTGTTCAATAACATCGCGATTGCCGCACGCTATGCCCAACAGCAGCTTGGGTATGAGCGGATCATGATACTCGACTGGGACGTTCATCATGGCAATGGAACCCAGGATGCGTTTTACAGAGATCCCAGTGTCTTTTTTTGCAGCCTGCATCAATACCCGTTTTATCCGGGAACAGGCTCCGAGCGGGAGCAGGGGGCGGGAGAAGGATTGCATTACACGCTCAACATTCCCTTGCCTGAAGGGTCCGACATGCGGGATTACCGTGAGGCAATGAAAAACCAAGTCTTTCCAGCCGCGGAAGCATTTGAACCCGAGCTGCTGTTGATTTCAGCTGGCTTTGATGCCCATGTAATGGATCCGCTCGGTAACATGCAGTTACACGATGAAGATTTTCGGGAACTGACAGAACTCAGTCTCACGATTGCGAATCGGCATTGTGGGGGAAAAGTGATTTCGATACTGGAAGGCGGATACCACCATGATGCCCTGGCTCGGTCTGTTGTGCAGCATTTGAATGCTTTAGCCCAATCATGAGTCGCTAGGATCCGGAGAATGCCGCAAATCGAAAACTCGTCATCGGCTATACGGAACGATGAGGTGAAAACGGGATAAACTCGAATGTGCCTCAAGTCAACGTAGCAATCATCACCCATGCAATGCCGATGATGGTTGCCACGACCAGTAGCAGTTCGACTTGCAGGGGGGAACGACTCTCGTTCGGATCGGTATAGTGCTTGTTGTTTCGGGTGAGCCAGGAAAGTGGGGACTGCGAAGTGGTGACCAGGCTCTCTGTCATCCATGTGATACCCCGTTCGCACGCTGCAAAAATGGATTCCACCCAGATAACCAGATGGCGTGCAAGCCATGCACCTGGTTTTCGGTAGAGCCAATCGGTATCAATGGGAAGGTAGGGTTCTCCAGCGAGTTTACCTCTCAGCAGCCAGAACGCAATGAACGTGAAGAGCAGGATTTGCACGCTCTCTGTCAAGTGATAGAGCGTGTAGGGTTTGTAGTCTACAGGGTAGGGCAGGTAATCGTAAAGTAGTCCTGGCACGACCCCAAAGAGGGTGCAGAAGAATGCAGCCATACCCATTGCGATCATCATGTTAACCGGAGTGCGGGTGGGTTTGAGATCACTTTGAGCTTTGCTCCACCATGTGAAATAGGGCAGCTTCAGGCCCGTGTGCAGGAAGGTGCCAACCGATGCCAGGAGCAGGAGCAACATGGCAGTGTCGTAGTGGGCCTTGCCAGCAGCTGCAACGACCATGGATTTGCTGATGAACCCATTAAAAAGAGGAAATCCCGAGATGGAGAAAGCTCCGATCATGTAGAGCCACAACACGATGGGCATCGATTTTGCAATGCCCCCGAGTTCGGTTAATTTGGATTTGCCAGTGGTTTCGATGACCACGCCAGCTCCCATGAAAAGCAGGGATTTGTAGAGGATATGGGAGAATGCGTGGGCACTGGCACCGTTGAGCGCCATCTCTGTGCCGATACCGACCGCTGCGACCATGTACCCGACCTGACTGATGATGTGGTATGCAAGAATACCGCGAATATCATTGGCCAATACGGCATAGACGACACCATAAAGTGCCATGATGACACCGGCATACAGCAGGATTTCCCAACCGGCAAAGAGCTTCATCAGAATGAGCACTGCGGACTTAGTGGTGAAAGCACTGAGAAAAACCGCACCCCCGACGGTGGCCTTGGGGTAAGCATCTGCAAGCCAAGCATGCAGGGGTGGAATCGCAGTGTTGAGCGCCACTCCAGCAAGTATGAGCCACGC
Proteins encoded:
- a CDS encoding phosphoglycerate kinase; amino-acid sequence: DDTRIQAAIPTIQHLVKSGAKVVLASHLGRPKGKKNPEFSLAPVAKALSAALDIPVQFLSDCVGPEVEAAKAGLSEGAVLLLENVRFYEGEEKNDPDLAKQFAKGIDLFVNDAFGTAHRAHASTAGIADFVSEKVAGFLIEKELEYLGDKTANPEKPFTVILGGAKVSDKITVIDALLEKCDTMIIGGAMAYTFARAKGIATGSSLCETDKVDTARQALEKAEKLGVKLLLPIDDLCADRIDFAAKTLGATQVFEGGIADGWSGVDIGPKTTALFKDVVAKSKTVLWNGPMGIFEIKDSSKGTFAVAQAVAESDAISIIGGGDSVKAVKKSGYSDRVTFMSTGGGASLEFLEGKTLPGVAVLDRA
- the tpiA gene encoding triose-phosphate isomerase gives rise to the protein MRKYLIAGNWKMNKNAAESVALIEEIVQAVGTETSVSVVVCPPFTSLDCASKAVSNANVGVGAQNMYFESSGAYTGEISAEMLRHLRVDWVILGHSERRAIFGEDDALINRKVKAALANSLKPILCVGETIEEREAGNTLKVVETQLTEGLKDIDEAKAEEVVIAYEPVWAIGTGKTATPEMAQEVHAYIRKLLNALFGEVKGEKIRILYGGSMKPDNADDLLVQKDIDGGLIGGAALQANSFLSLIESAKKLS
- a CDS encoding histone deacetylase, with the translated sequence MFPVGLIQDVRFLHHDTGPAHPENRGRLEHLRSFLANKSLSDSLLSLSCEAADPKVLSLVHDSAYIEYIQKTSASGPALLDDGDTRVSSASWEVALLAVGASIEAIKQVHSGRIQRAFVACRPPGHHAMRNHAMGFCLFNNIAIAARYAQQQLGYERIMILDWDVHHGNGTQDAFYRDPSVFFCSLHQYPFYPGTGSEREQGAGEGLHYTLNIPLPEGSDMRDYREAMKNQVFPAAEAFEPELLLISAGFDAHVMDPLGNMQLHDEDFRELTELSLTIANRHCGGKVISILEGGYHHDALARSVVQHLNALAQS
- a CDS encoding Na(+)/H(+) antiporter subunit D, with protein sequence MTASNISLLPALPLLIGAIVMALLPKRLRSPAFLFFPLVTLAVVWTTPLGSVLQHNFLGYDLILGEFTRLNRLFGTIFALIAFIGGVYGFHRSEAAHQSAALLYAAGALGLTFAGDFFTLFVFWEIMAVASTYLVWARRTRESEQAGMRYLLVHLFGGGLLMLGILLHVSQSGSIELQTFPEASSLAAWLILAGVALNTAIPPLHAWLADAYPKATVGGAVFLSAFTTKSAVLILMKLFAGWEILLYAGVIMALYGVVYAVLANDIRGILAYHIISQVGYMVAAVGIGTEMALNGASAHAFSHILYKSLLFMGAGVVIETTGKSKLTELGGIAKSMPIVLWLYMIGAFSISGFPLFNGFISKSMVVAAAGKAHYDTAMLLLLLASVGTFLHTGLKLPYFTWWSKAQSDLKPTRTPVNMMIAMGMAAFFCTLFGVVPGLLYDYLPYPVDYKPYTLYHLTESVQILLFTFIAFWLLRGKLAGEPYLPIDTDWLYRKPGAWLARHLVIWVESIFAACERGITWMTESLVTTSQSPLSWLTRNNKHYTDPNESRSPLQVELLLVVATIIGIAWVMIATLT